The Methanosarcina barkeri str. Wiesmoor DNA segment TGTTGGACAAAGGATAGGGCCTGTGTTCAATGTGACGACATGGAGGAAATTGAACCACTACTCGAGAATGCAGATATGCTTGTACTAGTTTCCCCGTTATATTTCTTTGGGATTTCTGCACAATTAAAAGCTGTAATTGACAGGTTTTGTGCCTACTGTGTGAATAGCCGTAAAAAATCTCTGAAAATAACGGAATCTGCTTTGATTATGTGCGGAGCGTGCGATGACAAACGGTTTTTCAGCGGTGCTATAGATACCTACAAGCATACGGCAGATTATATGAAATGGGAAGACAGGGGTATCTTAATAGCTACCAGTGTATCAGCAAAAGGAGATATTTTACAAGGAGATTGGCTAACTAAAGCGCAAGCTTTTGGCACTAGCATTTAAAGAACTTATCCTTTTCCACAAACCGAGTTTCACTACACTCCACAAACCGAGTTTCACTACACCCTAATTGCGTCTCGGGAATAAGTTGCCCTTTTGCTACGCTTCACTCAAAAAGACTAATTTATGGTTTTGAATCTTGATCCTCTTTAATGGATTAATTTACGGTTCAGGATTGTTTTTCCATTGTTTTATTCTGAATTACGCCTTAAATAACGAAAAAAAGTTAGTATTTGTTCAAAAAAGATGGAAGTTAAGTTGTTTTGGGGTTAGATATATACAAAAGTTTTTGCCTCTATATTTGACAAGCCCTTTCACGATTTTTTTTGGAAACATCTTGAAAGGGCTTGAAAATGAATAAATTTTTATTTAAAACAGATTCGCTTTTCGCAACTTACTTTGGGCAAATTTCCTTGAGGCCGGTGGCTACATCAGCCAGGAGTTCAATGGGAATTCCCATAATCATTTCTTCGTCTGCGATTTTGGAGTATGTTCTGCTGCCACTGCAGCCGACTGTGACTCCGATTTTGCCTTCTTTGTATACATTCACAACCCCGTCGGAGCACAGACTCTGCTTTCCTGCAAAACTCGCTTCGACCCTGCCTCCGGTTTTGTACATTGCAGCCTGCGTAAGTAGCATTAT contains these protein-coding regions:
- a CDS encoding flavodoxin family protein; protein product: MTKNILILTGSPRKNGNSDMLADAFMKGAQEKGHTVNKLEVAKLNVNGCKACIMCWTKDRACVQCDDMEEIEPLLENADMLVLVSPLYFFGISAQLKAVIDRFCAYCVNSRKKSLKITESALIMCGACDDKRFFSGAIDTYKHTADYMKWEDRGILIATSVSAKGDILQGDWLTKAQAFGTSI